In Arachis hypogaea cultivar Tifrunner chromosome 17, arahy.Tifrunner.gnm2.J5K5, whole genome shotgun sequence, a single window of DNA contains:
- the LOC112763641 gene encoding uncharacterized protein, whose amino-acid sequence MSRLELLLLLRVVGAEVASVAGAVPGPVRNRSCFVLLFRAFPTYLDGTAILWFSKLPAGSISSFEELAKSFIDYFPAARIYVHGSDYLGTIRQGPQESLKDYLTRFAEATMEIPDLDPAVHLHSIKAGLRPGKFRETIAVTKPKTLEEFRERAAGQMEIKELREIEKTEKRQPKREDEKATRSTNVKDLKRPFRLTPKFDNYTKFNSRREKIIKEILNTKIIKPPARAGSYQDQRFVDKSKHSAFHQKYGHTTDECVIAKDLLERLARQGLLDKYIEGRKHREGGREERQQTSESKENNKWPNNTPPKVVINTISGGFAGGRETTSARKRSYHTMLAIEGTTPYSNKNTSDLEIIFNQNDIRSASPHLDDPVVISIQIGELLVRKVLLDPSSSADVLFYNTFLKMKISEKLIQPSSGELVGFSGERVPVKGYIWLKTMMENHPLSRTADIQFLIVDCPSPYNIILGRPALNTFRAVVLTFHLCVKFQAQDGKIATLHSDRQQARQCYNASLKKSAPRLEFQQEIKAIHNTTEVLSLVELDPREDTQERPQPADELQKIPLTEKPEQFTYIGQALQGKERLELVQILQDNADLFA is encoded by the coding sequence AGCTTTCCCTACTTACCTCGATGGCACAGCCATACTTTGGTTTTCAAAGCTACCGGCAGGATCGATCTCTTCTTTCGAAGAGTTGGCAAAGTCCTTCATAGACTACTTCCCTGCAGCAAGGATATATGTGCACGGATCGGACTACCTCGGCACCATCCGCCAAGGTCCCCAAGAAAGCTTGAAAGACTACCTCACCAGGTTTGCAGAAGCGACAATGGAAATACCAGACCTAGATCCCGCCGTCCACCTGCACTCCATAAAGGCTGGTCTCCGACCTGGAAAATTCAGGGAGACAATTGCGGTAACAAAGCCGAAGACATTGGAAGAATTCCGTGAGAGGGCGGCAGGACAAATGGAGATTAAAGAACTCCGTGAAATCGAAAAAACGGAGAAAAGGCAACCTAAAAGAGAGGATGAAAAGGCGACAAGATCGACAAATGTCAAAGACCTCAAAAGGCCCTTCAGACTAACCCCAAAATTTGACAACTACACCAAGTTCAACTCGAGGAGGGAGAAAATAATCAAAGAAATACTCAATACTAAAATTATAAAACCACCGGCAAGAGCTGGGAGCTATCAAGATCAAAGGTTTGTCGACAAAAGCAAGCACTCTGCCTTTCACCAAAAATACGGCCACACAACAGATGAATGCGTAATAGCCAAGGACCTATTAGAAAGATTGGCACGACAAGGTCTCCTAGACAAATACATCGAAGGAAGGAAACATAGGGAAGGTGGCAGAGAAGAACGCCAACAAACCTCGGAaagtaaagaaaacaataaaTGGCCAAACAACACGCCACCTAAAGTGGTCATAAACACCATATCAGGAGGATTCGCCGGAGGAAGAGAAACGACTTCGGCAAGAAAGCGCAGCTACCACACAATGCTCGCAATAGAAGGAACAACACCATATAGCAATAAGAACACCTCAGACCTAGAAATCATCTTCAACCAGAATGACATACGCTCGGCCTCGCCacacttagacgacccagtggtaATTTCTATCCAAATAGGCGAGTTATTGGTAAGAAAAGTCCTCTTGGACCCAAGTAGCAGTGCCGATGTTCTATTTTACAATACTTTTCTAAAAATGAAAATATCTGAAAAACTCATACAACCCTCATCCGGAGAACTAGTCGGATTCTCTGGAGAGAGGGTACCAGTTAAGGGGTACATATGGTTGAAGACAATGATGGAAAACCACCCATTGTCACGAACCGCTGACATACAATTTCTTATAGTTGATTGCCCTAGTCCTTATAATATCATCCTCGGGAGACCTGCTCTGAACACATTCAGGGCAGTAGTTTTGACCTTCCATCTATGTGTAAAATTTCAGGCACAGGACGGAAAGATAGCAACACTACATTCGGACCGACAACAAGCTCGGCAATGTTACAATGCAAGCCTAAAAAAGTCGGCACCGAGACTGGAGTTCCAGCAAGAGATCAAAGCAATCCATAACACAACCGAGGTATTGTCTTTAGTGGAGCTTGATCCTCGGGAAGACACGCAAGAAAGGCCTCAACCAGCAGACGAGCTCCAGAAAATTCCACTGACGGAGAAGCCAGAACAGTTCACATACATTGGTCAAGCACTACAAGGAAAAGAAAGATTAGAGCTCGTACAAATATTGCAAGACAATGCCGATCTATTTGCCTGA